Proteins encoded in a region of the Pelmatolapia mariae isolate MD_Pm_ZW linkage group LG16_19, Pm_UMD_F_2, whole genome shotgun sequence genome:
- the klf5b gene encoding Krueppel-like factor 5, whose product MAAAVRNNNVWVAPRQDAQFLQKTSAPLTSDGLRGEDHGQVLCNTRDAIPGTSSFHDYNLGKSEMDSYLCSQPQDVVNSKMMCRDSTLALEPPFTEDFASPYSVSMSLLLPDVTYLHPGLCRTVRQIKTEPTNSLMHPACQGSGVSAAVPEYPGFFCAADTASGNFVIKQEVPDFQDVPLFQLLNSDLEQLVHSSQVNPIPIAPLSIPTGNVHAGPVPNSAKPASSLQNECFSFNRRVGHQPGSTYLPPSPPNSEPSSPDRGKGVLHNLSPPPSYEASIASKLNFETHNSIDLGQTPSIAPIQNQDQISTSGFIQSSGSGPVQRSSLTPVQTTSGIGPLSPVLAQSAPVKYNRRNNPDLERRRIHHCDVPGCQKVYTKSSHLKAHLRTHTGEKPYHCSWEGCEWRFARSDELTRHYRKHTGAKPFQCGVCNRCFSRSDHLALHMKRHQS is encoded by the exons ATGGCCGCTGCCGTGAGGAATAATAATGTTTGGGTTGCTCCGCGGCAGGACGCGCAGTTCCTCCAGAAAACCTCCGCACCATTGACATCCGACGGTCTTAGAGGTGAAGATCATGGACAAGTGCTCTGTAACACGAGGGATGCCATCCCGGGAACTTCCTCCTTCCACGATTACAATTTG GGTAAATCCGAGATGGACAGCTATTTGTGTTCACAACCACAGGATGTAGTAAATTCCAAAATGATGTGCAGAGACAGCACCCTGGCTCTAGAGCCACCTTTCACCGAGGACTTTGCCTCCCCTTACAGCGTCAGCATGAGCTTGCTCCTTCCCGATGTCACATATCTGCACCCAGGCCTTTGCAGGACTGTCAGACAGATCAAAACCGAGCCAACAAACTCTCTGATGCATCCCGCGTGCCAGGGGAGCGGAGTATCGGCAGCAGTCCCTGAATACCCAGGGTTTTTTTGCGCAGCTGACACTGCAAGTGGTAACTTCGTCATCAAGCAGGAAGTGCCAGATTTCCAGGACGTTCCACTATTTCAGCTTTTGAACTCTGATTTGGAACAGCTCGTTCACAGCTCGCAGGTGAACCCCATCCCCATAGCCCCGTTAAGCATTCCTACTGGGAATGTTCATGCTGGCCCAGTCCCGAATTCTGCGAAACCCGCGAGCAGCTTGCAGAACgaatgtttttcatttaatcGACGCGTGGGCCATCAGCCAGGATCAACCTATCTGCCACCTTCTCCGCCAAACTCTGAGCCCTCAAGTCCAGACAGGGGCAAAGGAGTCCTTCACAACCTCTCCCCACCTCCATCCTACGAAGCCAGCATCGCCTCTAAGTTAAATTTTGAGACCCACAATTCCATTGATCTTGGACAGACACCCAGCATAGCTCCAATCCAAAACCAAGATCAAATTTCCACATCTGGATTCATCCAAAGTTCAGGTTCTGGACCAGTACAGCGTTCAAGCCTGACACCAGTTCAAACAACGTCGGGTATTGGCCCGCTGTCCCCGGTGTTGGCTCAGTCGGCTCCAGTTAAGTACAATCGAAGGAATAATCCTGATCTGGAGAGACGGCGGATTCACCACTGTGACGTCCCAG gCTGTCAGAAAGTATACACAAAGTCATCTCACTTAAAGGCTCATCTGCGGACGCACACAG GTGAGAAGCCGTACCACTGttcctgggagggatgtgagtgGCGCTTCGCCCGCTCTGATGAGCTGACACGCCATTACAGGAAACACACCGGGGCAAAGCCTTTTCAGTGTGGAGTGTGTAACCGCTGTTTCTCCCGCTCTGACCACCTGGCCCTGCACATGAAGAGACACCAGAGCTAG